Genomic DNA from Hordeum vulgare subsp. vulgare chromosome 2H, MorexV3_pseudomolecules_assembly, whole genome shotgun sequence:
GAGACAAACAAACATAATTTGTGAAAACTCAAAAGGCTGACGACTGAGGCCTGCGTCGTGGAGGCGAAGCCGCTGCACCACAACACTGTGCAATCAGCCACATGTTGCATCCCATAATCCAAAGATAAACCGGACCGGTCCTACAGTTGAAACTGACAGCAACAATGTAGTTTTACCTGATAGTACGTAGGTAACATCTTGCTCCCTTGTTACAGCTCACCTTAAGGCTGATTTTAAATCTGAAGTATCACTATAGCATAACACTATATACTTTGGTTTTCCTAATTAGTTGAGACAAACCTTAAatgatgaggccaaaaattagtaTCTGCATTTGTAGTCGAGTAACAGTAAGAGCCGAACACCAAAAAGAGCAGTTCTGAAAAGCTTTATGAGAATCAAATTAGTTATGAAACACCGAAACCATTTTTTTGCTGAGAAGAAAAACCAAAACACAAACACTTGCTTCTGacctgctatctttcatggtACAGAGCATTAGGCTAATCTGGGAATCTACACTCAGACTCAGTAACTACCTTGTATGCCATCTTGTGAGCTAATTGATGTTCAGTACAATGCTGAATTGTTCATATGTTCTGTGTTTATAATGGAAAAGGTCAAGGTACCATGAGAGAAAACATTACCTCTATGGCTCATCTATATCCACAACAACTGCGGCGAGCACTGCTGGTAGAACATCCCCGACCTGGTAAGCAGCACACCCAACCCCGTAATTCATCCTCAATCTTCCTCCCCTCTGTTGCTAATAATGCCACCATGCTAACAGTTCATTGATCCTAACAAAGCCACTCAACAAAAGCCTGGACGCATCAACAATGGAAGAAAAAAGAGCTGACATGAGAGAAACTTGATCAGAGAAGGCGCGCCATGATTGCAGTGGTGTTCTCTCCATGTCATCAAGCGGCGGCGAAGATTGGTGCAGGCATGAGGTGAGGGCTTGGGAGGGAGCACTATTGGTCTCGGAATCGGCGGTGGAAGTCAACAACATCCGCCCAGGAGGCCGACCAAGCCCAGGAATCGGGCATGGAggtggaggaagggaaggaaggagagggagctgCAACAGCGGCGGCATGGCGGGCGGCCAGCCAGCCGGCAGCGGCGTGGTTGTGCGGCTGCAAGGAACGGacctatggaggaggaggaggaggaggaggcggctccCTTTCCTCCCTGTTGTCCCTCCTCTAGGAGAACGAAGAGGCAAGATATTTGTGGACTTCAGCGGTAATTTCTGCAGAGAGTAAAAAAAAGTCAAAACATAGAAAAGAAGCCAACACGTGTCGATTGAATGAAGCAACGACGCCGAGCGCTGGGAACGCACGGAGGAGCCCTCCTTAGTAGCTTTAatatttgtatatatatgtggaccTTACCTAAGCCTCCGGCTATGTGGTAACGGCCTGCAGTTGGGGCACTTCGACTGAGTTGAACGTGTCTGTGTAAGTTTGGTTGATCATGGCCATCAGTATCGTCAATGCAATTCCGCGTTAGCCTCCCAGCCTCAATTTGATCTGCCATTTGTGTGCTCATGGAATGAATTTATAGAGGTAACGAATTCCCGTGTATTGCACATATAGCTGATGAAACCAACTCAGTTCAATTACCTTGATTTTTTACAGATGAAGGAAAGTAGAGCACAACAACTTACCTCCCAGTGGATCTCCTTATATTAAGTTAAATACGTCATGCATGCATGTTTTTATCCATCTGATGATCATAGGCAGAGTAAGCTGGGTATCAAGGGGAGGTAAGGATGTGCGGGGGAGGAATTGAGGAAACCTCGCTCCTGTGGCCGGTCAACCGTGGTGTCATGGGTCTGAACGTCCTCTATGTTGCCGCACGCAGAACACTATGACATGCTAACATGGATTTGACAGGGAATAGCCGGTCGTCAGTGGACATGACGTTTGAGGGGAAGAGCATCTACATGAGGCCATCGTCTCATATATAAATCATACATTGTAATTATTATTTTTGCATCGAATCATACATTGTAATAGTACTTACTAATTAGTACAGACAtgcgtatggcatgatgcatactACGTATTTATATACCAGAACATATTTATATAATGTATCTGGCTGGCTAGCTAGCTAGatgaaaaaagaaagaagaaagaagcgCATCCATCCATGCCATGGTCTACTTTGATCGATCAATTTTGATGCGTACCTGGCTAGCTAGTTATCTAGATGAAAGAAGAAAGAAGACAGGAGATAAAAGAAGGCTCATCCATCGATGCAATGACGTACCCTTGACCGATCAAAGTTGGTTGGCTGATTGAGATAGAAGGCTTGGGGCAGCGGGCAGCCATGACCGCGGCGTACATGGGCGTGAGGAGGAGAAGAGCCCCTCTAGAACAATCTATTTCATTTGGCTGATTGATATAGAAAAGCTGCGCTGAAACTCAACATATCGTTTGTGAGATCggatttgtttttcttttcttttggtggaGATATTTAGAAAGGGGAATCGTAAGAGATTAGGAGATAAGGAGTGATAGATTAGGAGAGAAGGAGAATGCATAATCAATTTTTCTTAACATCAAAATTTGTAGGATTAATTTACACCATAATAACTTGGCCCCACGAGATTAACAACTACTAATTAATGGTTAACGTCAAAATTTCTACGattaatctacaccgtaataactcgTTCTACGattaatctacaccgtaataactcgGCCCTACGAGATGTCCCACGAGATTAACGGCTCCTAATTACTGATTAACGTGAGAATTTCTGGAGAATCCCTAATTAGTATAGATTATAGATATAGATTATAGATTATAGATTATAGATATAGATTATAGATTATAGATAGATAGATGAGTATGGTGTTTAGCCTAAAAAAAACACGTTTACATCAACTTTCTTCCTATGCCGATGAGACAATCCATATTTCAACCCAGAAACTACAACTTTTCACTTAGAGAACTCAGTCTTTCAATCTCAACACTTTGAACTTCCAACCAAAATCAGCCTAAAAAACCGACACATACAAAGCCTTTTCAGCTAGATTTTTTATCCGCGTGTTCCACTAGCTTGACGGaggcttcaacaaacaaacaaacaaaaggtTGCTGCTCTTCTGGACAAAGTTGATGCAGAAGTCACCGGGAAATATTATATCATGCAACTCTGCATCCAATCGAAGAGCGAAAGTGATAATATTAACTTTCAAGGAGATAAGGCAATGTGTTCTCatttttgtttttgatttttaACTTCAATGTGTTCTCTTTAATCTCGCAATGGTATTACGTCATATCTGACAAGCATCTTATGCACTGCAGAACAACATGCCAGTTATAACTTGTAAGTATCATGGATATACAAAAATGGTGAAGACGGAAAATATGGATTATTAAGTATGATCCATCGGAACAAAATGCACCACGGGGCATTGGCAGAACACCCGAGGGCAACCCTATGATACGATATGTACCACTACCAACAGAAAAAATGCATCCAGAGATGCAGCTGAGTTAAGTTGTGCTCAAAGGGAAGAACACGAAAACTAAAACTGCATTTGCTAACTACTTGTAATCCCACACTTGCAAACAGGGCACAGTTTCTTTCTTCTCAGCCATTCGTCGATGCACTGCAAGGTGGAAGCAATTTCACGTCAGAAACGCAAACACATTACATAACAAGGGACAAGGGTTATGGCGCCTGACAGCAAGACTGCATACCTCTTTATGGAACTTGTGAAAGCATGGCAAAGTGCGGATGGTATCTCCAAAAGATGGATTTTCCAGGCAGACCGCACAAGGCTCTTCAGTGCTAGTTGACTGTAAAAAAGGACCTAGTCAGGATTTCTTACAGAGAAGCCATAAAATCAGATACCCCTTTGTAAGCACTGACCGAAAAATTTACCTGAAATACTGACTGAGGCAAGTTATTGATCTGACTTTCCGAAGCACCAGTGTGCTGGTGGTTATTTTCATCTAGCGCAAGTAGCGCATCATAATCATTTCTACAACAGAAGCTCCTTTAGTCAGTGTTCAACATGTGTACAACTTATTTATTTACCATCACAAAAACTGTATCAACTTGTATGTTACCCTATGCACTACGTAGATAACCCAGAAGAGTAAATCAAAGATGCATTCAAATCGGAAaacagtttatcttttagaagactgTAATCACATAAATATGACCCAGCTACACAATACACTGAAGCTGCTAAACCATGATGCAACGCTACATGTAAAACAATCAGCAGATAGCTAACTGAATCAAAATATGTAAGCTGTTTCGAGCTCTCGGAATACTCAGTCAACTTCACTCAAGCAGTGAAAGTAGAACAGGAGGGCGCCACTTACAAATCAATATTAGGTTGAATATGCGCAGCACGATATCCGCTACGAAAAGACCTCTGAAAAATTGACACTAAAAGCTGTTAATGATTTTCGAGAACCGATTCAGGCAATCACAAACTGTAAACTCAAGGAAGGTTTTACTTGATGCGAGAGTATTCTACTGCACATTTTAGTTTACTTTAAACAGCTGCTCAACATATATACAATCCATTGCTTACAAAAACAAATTTGTAACACAAGAAGACATCTTCTCTGATAAGGAGAAGTAAGGAAATTCATGTTATGAGGTGGTTCGGTACTCCAAGGAGATGAATGCAACCAataaatcatagaaattcaaagCATATAGATATCAGAAAGTTCACATGGAAGTCAGGTACAGCTCATCACATGAAATCAGTGCCAAAAAAAAATTCGCCATGATAGGAATCTTCTGTTCGTAGTAGGAAGGCATATAAGTTCAATATATAGCTAATACAAATTAAAAGTAGAAACAAACTATCTTGACTTAATTACATGCCATTCGGTATATACTACAACTTAGGCAGTAAGATTGAGTTAAATGTGATTTACATCGAAGCAGAAAGATATGGCAGTCTTATCTTTTAAACCTAAAGATCTTCCTTTAAAGAAGTTACAGGATTTAAAGGTAGATGAACTACAAGAGCAGGAGAGAAGCAATACCAAACCCAAAGTTACCGGAGCTGCATTCTGCATATGGGAAATTGCCGTCTCATATCTGGCCCTAATACCACGCTGAGAAGCACTTAAACGTGATGCCCGTGCAGCTCTCTAGCCAAAAAAGGATAAGAAGATAAAATATGTCAATCTCCACACATGCAAGGTATTTAGTCATAGCGAATATTCGCTATATATGGGAAATCCTTCGAAGTAAACAAGGTTGTTTGACCTGTTATGAATAGCATGAATAGGCACTTAAGCATAGTCAGACTAACAAATGCTTACCAGCATCGTTCTGATTTTTAGCATGAATGGTCACTTAAGCATAGTCAAACTAACAAATTCTTACCACTATAGTTCTGATTTTTATGGGCACTATCCCTATAACTTCAGCTTCGGCAATTGAGAGAAGCCGTGCAATTTCTGCTAGCAAAGCTAACTAAGGAACTGCTAATGTGCAAGCTAGGTTTGGAGCAACATACATGGAATACATCAAAACGAAGGATAGTGAATTTAGTTTAAATAAAAATATCAAAGATATCAACTAACTTCCAAAAAAGCAACAACGAGACAGGTGTTCTTACGGTATCGTTTGGAAACCGCCTTGCAGGTGCTCTTACAGTTCGAGATGTCCGTTCTGCATCTTCTTCGTGTTGAAGTGACATTGCTACGATCGCATCAATCTGCTTTGTGAAAAACAATTATCTCACTGAAGAACTAGTAGAACCTCAAAGAAGTTGAGAGAAATACACACGCACAACACAAATACAAGGTACGGAAAGAGACGATCAagaattacctcttctcgaggagcAACACGAGGTGTTTCATTGTAAAGCTGCTCCTGAAGTTGCCGAGCCAACAATTCATCAGCCTCCAGCTGTGCATTTACGTTAGGATTAATCGAGGTTCCATTACTGCGTCCTCTCAAACTAGATCTAACTTCAGGGGAAGATGTGTCATCAATATCTATTACAGAAATATTATGATGACGAGTGGTATGATTTCTGCCAGCTGTTGTGTCTGAAGATGCAAGACATGAACTGCCAGGTTCATTAACAGAACTAGAGCTTTCACCAGGATGATAAGAACTTGAGGTGTGTTTCCTCTTTCCTTTACTGATCCTTGTTGTCCTATTCCTCAAACCTGCAGACTGCATAGCGGTAGCTGCACTAAGTGAGTTATTGTTGTCTCCTGCTGCGGTTTCATGGCCCTGATTAGATGGTCCAGAAGATCCAGATTCCATTCCAGAAGTACTGGTCGTCTTACACCCCAATGACATGGGTAGCTTAAAAGTATGATTATGTGTTGTTCTCCAACCTTGTTGAGAAATGCCAGTACTGTCGTCATTTACAACAGAAGAACCTACTAGAGCCCTTGGACAAGCCCTACATAAGAGGATGTTTAATAAGATTCTAGATATGTGGCAGATGtctaaatagtataaaaagtaaaTTACTCATGCTTCCATTTACTGAACAAAGTAGATTCACTGGCTTCTACTAATTTCAGTTGTGTTTTAAACAGTAAATTGATGTGCATGCACTAAAAACTTGATAAACTCAGATTCAATTTCAACCAATACACATTCAAATCCGGGATTGACCTATTGCAATGTTCAGAGAAAAAACAATTCTTCAATACTTGTACTCATCTACGAGTAGTAAACAAAGAGATAGGGCATACCTCATCGTATCAGCCTCTCCAGCCCGCTCAGTTCCCACAACATGATGGATGATTTCTTTGCCCTTGTTGTTTAAACCTTCAGAACAGTTACTGCTGCTTGCTTGATTTGCACCCTGTGGAATTAGAGTCCCCCCAGCTCTTGCTGATGCAGTTGTTTCCATATAGTTTACGGAGGCTCCATTCTTTGTTATTGTTGGTGACTTATCAGTAAGATCAATTATAGTT
This window encodes:
- the LOC123427226 gene encoding uncharacterized protein LOC123427226 isoform X1; translated protein: MVDMNTDHIFEVPDTPDRIQQSVCPVSSSAATRGVTRMAGNPSPARRLKFKIKNISTQGQSSRGDAVRELPTPLDTDNIFKQAELARKLSPPKLDRTTGKSVVNGNGAHSHDLNQSSSIPNHMICRGDGVRGNSCQIREGQVGHRDASRRHVNFLGVGSDLPTTTVENVRNRAKISTSNGLKEVVGSDVFSASDLREERREAINIQGTAGLSSTPCDVPQRQGVRRKLVRNGCISPSSIVKRRVIADEKEEMCSINGVHYRNPQDDVFHTETIIDLTDKSPTITKNGASVNYMETTASARAGGTLIPQGANQASSSNCSEGLNNKGKEIIHHVVGTERAGEADTMRACPRALVGSSVVNDDSTGISQQGWRTTHNHTFKLPMSLGCKTTSTSGMESGSSGPSNQGHETAAGDNNNSLSAATAMQSAGLRNRTTRISKGKRKHTSSSYHPGESSSSVNEPGSSCLASSDTTAGRNHTTRHHNISVIDIDDTSSPEVRSSLRGRSNGTSINPNVNAQLEADELLARQLQEQLYNETPRVAPREEIDAIVAMSLQHEEDAERTSRTVRAPARRFPNDTRAARASRLSASQRGIRARYETAISHMQNAAPVTLGLRSFRSGYRAAHIQPNIDLNDYDALLALDENNHQHTGASESQINNLPQSVFQSTSTEEPCAVCLENPSFGDTIRTLPCFHKFHKECIDEWLRRKKLCPVCKCGITSS
- the LOC123427226 gene encoding E3 ubiquitin-protein ligase RNF12-like isoform X2, translating into MVDMNTDHIFEVPDTPDRIQQSVCPVSSSAATRGVTRMAGNPSPARRLKFKIKNISTQGQSSRGDAVRELPTPLDTDNIFKQAELARKLSPPKLDRTTGKSVVNGNGAHSHDLNQSSSIPNHMICRGDGVRGNSCQIREGQVGHRDASRRHVNFLGVGSDLPTTTVENVRNRAKISTSNGLKEVVGSDVFSASDLREERREAINIQGTAGLSSTPCDVPQRQGVRRKLVRNGCISPSSIVKRRVIADEKEEMCSINGVHYRNPQDDVFHTETIIDLTDKSPTITKNGASVNYMETTASARAGGTLIPQGANQASSSNCSEGLNNKGKEIIHHVVGTERAGEADTMRACPRALVGSSVVNDDSTGISQQGWRTTHNHTFKLPMSLGCKTTSTSGMESGSSGPSNQGHETAAGDNNNSLSAATAMQSAGLRNRTTRISKGKRKHTSSSYHPGESSSSVNEPGSSCLASSDTTAGRNHTTRHHNISVIDIDDTSSPEVRSSLRGRSNGTSINPNVNAQLEADELLARQLQEQLYNETPRVAPREEIDAIVAMSLQHEEDAERTSRTVRAPARRFPNDTRAARASRLSASQRGIRARYETAISHMQNAAPRSFRSGYRAAHIQPNIDLNDYDALLALDENNHQHTGASESQINNLPQSVFQSTSTEEPCAVCLENPSFGDTIRTLPCFHKFHKECIDEWLRRKKLCPVCKCGITSS